One genomic segment of Elgaria multicarinata webbii isolate HBS135686 ecotype San Diego chromosome 9, rElgMul1.1.pri, whole genome shotgun sequence includes these proteins:
- the SMKR1 gene encoding small lysine-rich protein 1: MGGKGKGKGKGKGKGKGKKSKKAVPEVDILSPAAMLNVYYIAHNAAACLEYRGFPWPDSPKKKGKKRK, encoded by the exons ATG ggaGGCAAAGGAAAGGGTAAAGGCAAGGGCAAGGGCAAAGGCAAAGGCAAGAAATCCAAGAAGGCCGTGCCTGAGGTGGACATCCTGAGCCCGGCTGCCATGCTCAACGTCTACTACATAGCCCACAATGCCGCCGCCTGCTTGGAGTACCGCGGTTTCCCGTGGCCAGACTCTCcgaaaaagaaagggaagaaacggaagtag